The proteins below are encoded in one region of Halalkalicoccus jeotgali B3:
- a CDS encoding DUF7527 domain-containing protein, with the protein MQPRTETCVAGWEPRSAATGYAGLGALAESEFSGAIAASGATLFMLNGRAIGLFGGSIEEFRAAPLTAHSAPHPALPLLLSMRERGGETRATYYTDETPIESTQETLESSGFTGYVELSENVLSGDYFVVYHRGRSMSVGFVGSTDRLLTDEDAASRLADEVGIYTVEAVDVDEIPIPDATADTGTATDLDESSGTDATDGDPAPDEPNDARTEARAVEEETDSERDPPEANRTDSAEPTAPTESELNADSDHPVADVGAPSEPTDASERWGSVIEEPVEDRIAAERQWRETTRIPSLDPARSALATTEAEATPPAETAPEPGEELLSQALDALESERKAREDAERTITRLREEVEDLERRLAAQENAPSTDSGSESETPSGRELDPRTALSGTNLFVRYASKGAATLEDAHAGEIDRETLAENLRLERRTEFEAADVTVDGDPFEGFLTNRLEHRFAEWLVGELPFELAATGHANSLGALYDALPAIDRIEFDGVIETEAGSWRFDVICRDRMGEALVVLDCDATRAATTADRVAALVEEATDAKTAATDLAGAMVLTTSYFDPEALSTAEEATRSGLLGGDSRESYVTISRRTGYHLCLIETHDGTFHLTVPEL; encoded by the coding sequence ATGCAACCGCGTACGGAGACCTGCGTCGCGGGCTGGGAGCCCCGGTCGGCGGCGACCGGCTACGCCGGCCTTGGGGCGCTCGCCGAGTCGGAGTTCTCGGGTGCGATCGCTGCGTCGGGAGCCACCCTGTTCATGCTCAACGGCCGCGCGATCGGGCTCTTCGGGGGATCCATCGAGGAGTTCCGGGCGGCCCCGCTGACCGCCCACAGCGCGCCGCACCCGGCTCTGCCGTTGCTCCTTTCGATGCGAGAGCGTGGCGGCGAGACGCGTGCGACCTACTACACCGACGAGACGCCGATCGAATCGACACAAGAGACCCTCGAATCGAGCGGGTTCACCGGCTACGTCGAACTCTCCGAGAACGTCCTCAGCGGCGATTACTTCGTCGTCTACCACCGAGGTCGATCGATGAGCGTCGGCTTCGTCGGATCGACCGACCGACTGCTCACCGACGAGGACGCCGCTTCGCGCCTCGCCGACGAGGTGGGGATCTACACGGTCGAGGCGGTCGACGTCGACGAGATCCCGATCCCCGATGCGACGGCCGACACGGGGACGGCGACGGATCTGGATGAATCGAGCGGGACGGACGCGACCGACGGCGACCCTGCGCCCGACGAACCCAACGACGCCCGCACCGAGGCGCGGGCGGTCGAGGAGGAGACCGATTCGGAGCGCGACCCCCCGGAGGCTAACCGTACCGACTCCGCCGAACCCACTGCCCCTACCGAGTCCGAACTGAACGCCGATAGCGACCACCCGGTAGCCGACGTCGGAGCACCCTCCGAACCGACCGACGCGAGCGAGCGCTGGGGGTCGGTGATCGAGGAGCCCGTCGAGGATCGGATCGCCGCCGAACGCCAGTGGCGCGAGACCACCCGGATCCCGTCTCTCGACCCCGCCCGGAGTGCGCTCGCGACAACGGAGGCCGAGGCCACACCGCCGGCCGAAACCGCGCCCGAACCTGGCGAGGAGCTCCTCTCACAGGCGCTCGACGCACTCGAATCGGAGCGCAAGGCCCGCGAGGACGCCGAACGGACGATCACGCGACTCCGTGAGGAAGTCGAGGACCTCGAACGACGACTGGCCGCCCAGGAGAACGCCCCGTCGACCGACTCGGGGTCGGAATCGGAGACACCGTCGGGCCGGGAACTGGATCCGAGGACGGCCCTCTCGGGGACGAACCTCTTCGTTCGCTACGCCTCGAAGGGGGCCGCGACCCTCGAGGACGCCCATGCGGGCGAGATCGACCGAGAGACGCTCGCGGAGAATCTCCGGCTCGAACGGCGCACCGAGTTCGAGGCGGCCGATGTGACGGTCGATGGCGACCCTTTCGAGGGGTTTCTTACCAACCGCCTCGAACACCGGTTCGCCGAGTGGCTCGTCGGCGAGTTGCCGTTCGAACTCGCGGCAACGGGCCACGCGAACTCGCTCGGCGCGCTCTACGATGCGCTGCCCGCGATCGACCGGATCGAGTTCGACGGGGTGATCGAAACCGAAGCGGGATCGTGGCGCTTCGACGTGATCTGCCGGGATCGGATGGGCGAGGCGCTGGTCGTTCTGGATTGTGACGCGACGCGCGCGGCGACGACCGCAGACCGGGTCGCGGCGCTCGTCGAGGAGGCGACCGACGCGAAAACGGCGGCGACCGACCTCGCGGGCGCGATGGTACTAACGACGAGCTACTTCGATCCCGAGGCGCTCTCGACGGCCGAGGAGGCGACGCGCTCGGGCCTGCTCGGCGGTGACTCTCGGGAGAGTTACGTGACGATCTCGCGGCGCACGGGCTATCACCTCTGTCTGATCGAGACACACGACGGGACGTTTCACCTCACCGTTCCAGAACTCTAG
- a CDS encoding adenylosuccinate synthase yields the protein MTVTIVGSQLGDEGKGGVVDLYGESVDVVARYQGGDNAGHTVVHGDEEYKLSLVPSGAVRGKVGVLGNGCVVNPETLFSELDALRERGLDPDVRVAERAHVIMPYHTVLDGIEERAKSDSDLDAGTTGKGIGPTYEDKVGRRGIRIGDLLDPDSLRTKLEYAVPQKRALAEDVFGATTDEAFDIGSLYEQYRRYGERLAEEGMTVNAGDYLTEHIEAGENVMFEGAQGTSIDIDHGDYPFVTSSNPTAGYAATGTGVGPTVVGRGEVIGVVKAYLTRVGTGELPTELGSVEGQTPEDGGRPGMADLATEIRDEGGEYGTVTGRPRRVGWLDVPMLRHAARVSGFTGLAINHIDVLAGLDEVEVGHSYTLDGEEITTLPSTSERWARCDVNYRSFDGWPAVDWETVASEGYDAIPENARTYLEYISTELDTPIYAVGVGPGREQTVVLETPF from the coding sequence ATGACCGTCACCATCGTCGGGTCTCAACTCGGCGACGAAGGCAAGGGCGGGGTCGTCGATCTCTACGGCGAGTCCGTCGACGTCGTCGCCCGCTATCAGGGCGGCGACAACGCCGGCCACACCGTCGTTCACGGCGACGAGGAGTACAAACTCTCGCTCGTCCCCAGCGGCGCGGTTCGCGGGAAGGTCGGCGTGCTCGGCAACGGCTGTGTCGTCAACCCCGAGACGCTGTTCTCGGAACTCGACGCCCTGCGAGAGCGCGGGCTCGACCCCGACGTGCGGGTCGCAGAGCGCGCCCACGTCATCATGCCCTATCACACCGTCCTGGACGGGATCGAGGAGCGCGCCAAATCGGACTCGGACCTCGATGCGGGCACCACCGGCAAAGGGATCGGTCCGACCTACGAGGACAAGGTCGGCCGCCGGGGGATCCGGATCGGCGACCTGCTCGATCCCGACTCGCTCAGAACTAAACTCGAGTACGCCGTCCCCCAGAAGCGCGCGCTCGCCGAGGACGTCTTCGGCGCGACGACCGACGAGGCCTTCGACATCGGGAGCCTCTACGAACAGTACCGCCGGTACGGCGAGCGCCTCGCCGAGGAGGGGATGACCGTCAACGCCGGCGACTATCTCACCGAGCACATCGAGGCCGGCGAGAACGTCATGTTCGAGGGCGCACAGGGCACCTCCATCGACATCGACCACGGCGACTACCCGTTCGTGACGTCCTCGAACCCCACGGCGGGCTACGCCGCGACCGGCACCGGCGTCGGCCCGACGGTCGTCGGGCGCGGCGAGGTCATCGGCGTCGTCAAGGCGTACCTCACGCGCGTCGGCACGGGCGAGCTTCCGACGGAACTCGGTTCGGTCGAGGGTCAGACCCCCGAGGACGGTGGCCGTCCCGGGATGGCCGACCTCGCCACCGAAATCCGCGACGAGGGCGGCGAGTACGGCACGGTCACCGGTCGCCCGCGCCGGGTCGGCTGGCTCGACGTGCCGATGTTGCGCCACGCCGCGCGCGTCAGCGGTTTCACCGGGCTCGCGATCAACCACATCGACGTGCTCGCCGGCCTCGACGAGGTCGAGGTCGGCCACTCCTACACGCTCGACGGCGAGGAAATCACGACGCTACCCTCGACGAGCGAGCGGTGGGCCCGCTGTGATGTCAATTATCGGTCGTTCGATGGCTGGCCGGCGGTCGACTGGGAGACGGTCGCCAGCGAGGGCTACGACGCCATTCCCGAGAACGCCCGTACCTATCTCGAATACATCAGCACGGAACTCGATACCCCGATCTACGCCGTCGGCGTCGGTCCCGGTCGCGAGCAGACGGTCGTTCTCGAAACGCCGTTCTGA
- the fdhF gene encoding formate dehydrogenase subunit alpha: protein MASEEQEPVKTICPYCGVGCGIQVKPGEEPGDMRFMPWGEAPVNEGKICIKGGAATQVIDHEDRLTDPLIKEDGEFREATWEEAYGRIVEELERIREEYGPDAMGFYGSSKTMNEENYLLQKLARRYGTNNVDNCTRMCHASTVWALRTSLGAGAMTNSMKDLREEADVFWIQGANPGEQHPIANSVYFRQAVLEGATVIQVDPHANKTTRSFKIDDTDRHMHLQLEPGTDIPLLNVVIKTILEKHEENPAEGWIDEAFIEERTEGFEHLKETLEDFDKEAAAEECGVPLEDLELAAEKYASADNAAIFTGMGMSQHACGVDNVQNEINLALITGNLGRPGTGVNPLRGQNNVQGTCDVGAMPNVLPGYQLVDDDEARKSVEEVWGFDVPPEPGLTNVEISHEFGESVNGLYVMGENPVMSEPDANDVAERIQELEFIVAQDIFMTETAKYADVVLPATTWAERGGTVTNTDRRVQRMRPVQKVHENTKHDLEIVSEIGTRLFGEGFDFEDPEEVFEELRQVCPSYHGMTYDALGEEGIQWPCYEEGDAGDQYLYEEDFDTESGLGHIEGVNHTPPAETPDDEYPLILTTARLEEHYNTGTMSRRSPTLNRQHPENFVDIHPNDAERYGIEDGQEVTIRSRRGEITVEAQITEDIKEGAIWTTPHFAAASANRLTNDVLDERAKIPEYKAAAAEIEVGIEPTDEAPADD from the coding sequence ATGGCATCTGAAGAACAGGAGCCGGTCAAGACGATCTGTCCGTACTGTGGCGTTGGGTGTGGCATCCAGGTGAAACCGGGCGAGGAGCCCGGCGACATGCGTTTCATGCCGTGGGGCGAGGCGCCGGTCAACGAGGGAAAAATCTGCATCAAAGGCGGTGCGGCCACGCAGGTCATCGACCACGAGGATCGACTGACAGACCCGCTGATCAAGGAGGACGGCGAGTTCCGCGAGGCGACGTGGGAGGAGGCCTACGGCCGTATCGTCGAGGAACTCGAACGGATCCGTGAGGAGTACGGCCCCGACGCGATGGGGTTCTACGGCTCCTCGAAGACGATGAACGAGGAGAACTACCTCCTCCAGAAGCTCGCGCGCCGGTACGGGACGAACAACGTCGACAACTGCACGCGGATGTGCCACGCCTCGACGGTGTGGGCCCTTCGAACGAGCCTCGGCGCGGGCGCGATGACCAATAGCATGAAAGACCTCCGCGAGGAGGCCGACGTCTTCTGGATCCAGGGCGCGAACCCCGGCGAACAACACCCGATCGCCAACAGCGTCTACTTCCGCCAGGCGGTCTTGGAGGGCGCGACGGTCATCCAGGTCGACCCCCACGCGAACAAGACGACCCGCTCGTTCAAGATCGACGACACCGACCGGCACATGCACCTCCAGCTCGAACCGGGCACTGACATCCCGCTTTTGAACGTCGTCATCAAGACGATCCTCGAAAAGCACGAGGAGAACCCCGCCGAGGGCTGGATCGACGAGGCGTTCATCGAGGAGCGCACCGAGGGCTTCGAGCACCTCAAAGAGACCCTCGAGGACTTCGATAAGGAGGCCGCCGCCGAGGAGTGTGGTGTTCCACTCGAAGACCTCGAACTCGCCGCCGAGAAGTACGCCAGCGCCGACAACGCCGCCATCTTCACCGGAATGGGGATGAGCCAGCACGCCTGTGGCGTCGACAACGTCCAAAACGAGATCAACCTCGCGCTGATCACGGGCAACCTCGGGCGACCGGGGACAGGAGTGAACCCGCTGCGGGGCCAGAACAACGTCCAGGGGACCTGTGACGTCGGCGCGATGCCGAACGTCCTCCCCGGCTACCAGCTGGTCGACGACGACGAAGCCAGAAAGAGCGTCGAGGAGGTCTGGGGCTTCGACGTACCCCCGGAACCGGGGCTGACGAACGTCGAGATCTCCCACGAGTTCGGCGAGTCGGTCAACGGGCTGTACGTCATGGGCGAGAACCCCGTGATGAGCGAGCCCGACGCGAACGACGTCGCGGAACGCATCCAGGAGCTGGAGTTCATCGTCGCCCAGGACATCTTCATGACCGAGACGGCGAAGTACGCCGACGTGGTGCTGCCGGCGACGACCTGGGCCGAGCGCGGCGGCACCGTCACGAACACCGACAGGAGGGTCCAGCGGATGCGCCCGGTTCAGAAGGTCCACGAGAACACCAAACACGACCTCGAGATCGTCTCGGAGATCGGCACCCGACTGTTCGGCGAGGGGTTCGACTTCGAGGACCCCGAGGAAGTGTTCGAGGAACTTCGACAGGTCTGTCCGAGCTACCACGGGATGACCTACGACGCGCTCGGCGAGGAGGGGATCCAGTGGCCCTGCTACGAGGAGGGCGACGCGGGCGACCAGTACCTCTACGAGGAGGATTTCGACACCGAGAGCGGACTGGGCCACATCGAGGGCGTCAATCACACCCCGCCGGCCGAAACCCCCGACGACGAGTACCCGCTGATCCTCACCACCGCGCGCCTTGAGGAACACTACAACACGGGGACTATGAGCCGACGGTCGCCGACGCTGAACCGCCAGCACCCCGAGAACTTCGTCGACATCCACCCGAACGACGCCGAGCGCTACGGGATCGAGGACGGTCAAGAGGTGACGATCCGCTCGCGGCGCGGCGAGATCACCGTCGAGGCGCAGATCACCGAGGACATCAAGGAGGGGGCGATCTGGACGACGCCGCACTTCGCCGCGGCCTCCGCGAACCGGCTCACGAACGACGTGCTCGACGAACGCGCGAAGATCCCCGAATACAAGGCGGCAGCAGCCGAGATCGAGGTCGGCATCGAACCCACCGACGAGGCACCGGCCGACGACTGA
- a CDS encoding AGE family epimerase/isomerase yields the protein METNVYRTREGLRHAFRDVLNFYYPDCLDTRVGGYVAQLDERAGYVYDSRSKHLVATARAINNFSLGTLADGPEWCRHAAEHGLRFLSTAHWDPEHEGYDWLLDERAPVDRTRFCYGHAFALLAGARVHQAGIPGGRAELDRAFSVLEKRFFEPERGLYADRASPDWAELSPYRGANANMHTLEALLAAGEATGEERFFERAIEVAERFTRELATETDGLLWEHYTESWKHDLSYNEDEPDHQFRPPGYQPGHHAEWAKLLILLAEHREEDWLTERAMELFDSAMELGWDGNHGGLYYTVEASGEPIVDEKYGWAHTEAIGASALLARYDSSYLEWYDRLWEYSAEHLINPRYGNWYERLTREGELPEPDHGPAVEPGYHPITNCWLAMGVLEDDPTALDADG from the coding sequence ATGGAGACGAACGTCTATCGCACACGCGAGGGACTCCGCCACGCCTTCCGTGACGTCTTGAACTTCTACTACCCAGACTGTCTCGACACGCGAGTCGGTGGCTACGTCGCCCAGCTCGACGAACGGGCGGGATACGTCTATGACTCGCGCAGCAAGCACCTCGTCGCAACCGCCCGCGCGATCAACAACTTCTCCTTGGGAACCCTCGCCGACGGCCCCGAGTGGTGCCGCCATGCCGCCGAACACGGGCTCCGCTTCCTCTCAACCGCTCACTGGGACCCCGAGCACGAGGGGTACGACTGGCTGCTCGACGAGCGTGCGCCCGTCGATCGGACGCGCTTTTGTTACGGCCACGCGTTCGCGCTACTTGCGGGTGCGCGGGTACATCAGGCCGGTATTCCGGGTGGACGAGCGGAGCTCGACCGGGCGTTCTCGGTCCTTGAGAAGCGCTTCTTCGAGCCCGAACGGGGACTCTACGCCGACCGAGCCTCGCCCGATTGGGCGGAGCTCTCGCCGTATCGGGGTGCGAACGCGAACATGCACACCCTTGAAGCGCTGCTCGCTGCGGGCGAGGCCACGGGAGAGGAACGGTTTTTCGAGCGAGCCATCGAAGTCGCCGAGCGCTTCACCCGCGAGCTCGCCACGGAGACCGACGGCCTGCTCTGGGAGCACTACACGGAGTCTTGGAAGCACGACCTCTCGTACAACGAAGACGAGCCCGACCACCAGTTCCGCCCGCCGGGCTACCAGCCGGGCCATCACGCCGAGTGGGCGAAGCTTCTGATCCTCCTTGCCGAACACCGCGAGGAGGACTGGCTCACCGAGCGTGCGATGGAACTGTTCGACAGCGCGATGGAGCTGGGCTGGGACGGAAATCATGGGGGGCTCTACTACACGGTCGAAGCCTCCGGAGAACCGATCGTCGACGAGAAGTACGGCTGGGCCCACACCGAGGCGATCGGCGCGAGCGCGCTGTTGGCCCGGTACGACTCCTCGTATCTCGAGTGGTACGACCGCCTCTGGGAGTATTCCGCCGAGCACCTGATCAACCCCCGATACGGCAACTGGTACGAACGACTCACCCGCGAGGGCGAACTTCCCGAGCCCGATCACGGACCCGCAGTCGAACCGGGGTATCACCCGATCACGAACTGCTGGCTCGCGATGGGGGTCCTCGAGGACGATCCGACGGCACTGGACGCCGACGGGTAG
- a CDS encoding CobW family GTP-binding protein encodes MTEPIPVTVVSGSLGAGKTTLVNHVLTNREGYEVAVIVNDMGEVNVDANLIAREGDNEGIVDLSNGCICCELREDLLTEARRLAESREFDYLLVESSGISEPIPVARTFTQGEGSDANDEGAPENFRLDTTVSVIDAAAFERAFDAGEIPEAGNGGADRPLTELLIDQIEFCDLLLLNKTDLVEETKLDEIEAIVERLQPRAEIVRTTYSEIDPGRVLGTGRFDLQEAQRHVGWKRELAGGHGHTHPEEALGVESFVYRENRSFHPERLDEAFESLSGIVRAKGIFRLAGRDDVMGFNLAGGSIKAGPIGQWHPEDDRRTELVFIGTELDEPGIRATLDEALVTDAERDSGLSGVADPFPP; translated from the coding sequence ATGACGGAGCCGATACCGGTGACGGTCGTTAGCGGTTCGCTCGGAGCGGGCAAGACCACGCTGGTCAACCACGTCCTCACGAATCGCGAGGGCTACGAGGTCGCGGTGATCGTCAACGACATGGGCGAGGTCAACGTCGACGCGAACCTGATCGCCCGGGAGGGGGATAACGAAGGGATCGTCGACCTCTCGAACGGCTGTATCTGCTGTGAACTGCGCGAGGACCTGCTGACCGAGGCACGGCGCCTCGCCGAGAGTCGCGAGTTCGACTATCTCCTCGTCGAATCCTCGGGCATCAGCGAGCCGATCCCCGTCGCCCGGACCTTCACCCAGGGCGAGGGGAGCGATGCGAACGACGAGGGCGCTCCCGAGAACTTCCGCCTCGACACCACGGTATCGGTGATCGACGCCGCGGCGTTCGAGCGGGCGTTCGACGCGGGCGAAATCCCCGAGGCGGGGAACGGAGGGGCCGACCGCCCGCTGACCGAGCTCCTGATCGACCAGATTGAGTTCTGCGATCTCCTGCTTCTCAACAAGACGGACCTGGTCGAGGAGACGAAACTCGACGAGATCGAGGCGATCGTAGAGCGCCTGCAGCCACGCGCGGAGATCGTTCGTACGACCTACTCGGAGATCGACCCGGGACGGGTGCTCGGAACCGGCCGGTTCGACCTGCAGGAGGCCCAGCGCCACGTCGGCTGGAAGCGCGAGCTCGCCGGCGGGCACGGCCACACGCATCCCGAAGAAGCGCTCGGCGTCGAGTCGTTCGTCTACCGCGAGAACCGCTCCTTCCATCCCGAGCGCCTCGACGAGGCCTTCGAGTCGCTCTCGGGGATCGTCCGGGCGAAGGGGATCTTCCGGCTCGCCGGGCGCGACGACGTGATGGGCTTCAACCTCGCCGGCGGGTCGATCAAGGCCGGGCCGATCGGGCAGTGGCATCCCGAGGACGACCGGCGAACCGAGCTCGTCTTCATCGGGACGGAGCTCGATGAACCGGGGATCAGGGCGACGCTCGACGAGGCGTTGGTGACCGACGCGGAGCGTGACTCGGGACTCTCGGGCGTTGCCGATCCGTTTCCGCCCTAG
- a CDS encoding glutathione-independent formaldehyde dehydrogenase, translated as MNAVVYQGPHDVAVEEVDEPEIEHPNDVVIDITTTCICGSDLHMYEGRTDAEPGIVFGHENMGIVDEVGEGVSTLEEGDRIVLPFNVACGFCQNCEAGYTGFCTNVNPGFAGGAYGYVAMGPYKGGQAERLRVPYADFNALKLPEGDEHEDSFSLLADIFPTGWHGTELANLQPGESVAIFGAGPVGAMAAYSAHIKGAAEIYTVDRVPSRLDAVEENCGAIPINFEDSDPVEQIKNEHGGMVDKGVDAVGYQAIDPETDPSDDAYNPARENPAVVLNQLIQVVRPTGELGIPGLYVPSDPGAPDEMAAQGRLGIDFGKFFEKGLKCGTGQCNVKQYNRALRDLIIEGRADPSWIVSHRVGLDEAPEMYEAFDNREEGVTKVLLEP; from the coding sequence ATGAATGCCGTGGTCTATCAGGGACCGCACGACGTGGCGGTGGAGGAAGTGGACGAACCGGAGATCGAGCACCCCAATGACGTGGTGATCGACATCACGACGACCTGTATCTGTGGCTCCGACCTCCACATGTACGAGGGGCGCACCGACGCCGAGCCGGGGATCGTCTTCGGCCACGAGAACATGGGGATCGTCGACGAAGTGGGGGAGGGCGTAAGCACCCTCGAAGAGGGCGACCGGATCGTCCTCCCGTTCAACGTCGCCTGTGGATTCTGTCAGAACTGCGAGGCGGGCTACACGGGCTTCTGTACGAACGTCAACCCCGGTTTCGCGGGCGGGGCCTACGGTTACGTCGCGATGGGGCCCTATAAGGGCGGACAGGCCGAACGGCTGCGGGTTCCGTACGCGGACTTCAACGCGCTGAAGCTCCCCGAGGGCGACGAGCACGAGGACTCGTTTTCGCTTCTGGCCGATATCTTCCCGACAGGCTGGCACGGGACCGAACTCGCGAACCTCCAACCAGGGGAATCGGTCGCGATCTTCGGGGCCGGCCCCGTCGGCGCGATGGCCGCCTACAGCGCCCACATCAAGGGTGCCGCCGAGATCTACACTGTCGACCGGGTGCCGAGCCGACTCGACGCGGTCGAGGAGAACTGCGGGGCGATCCCGATCAACTTCGAGGACTCGGATCCGGTCGAGCAGATCAAGAACGAACACGGCGGCATGGTCGACAAGGGCGTCGACGCCGTGGGCTATCAGGCGATCGACCCCGAAACCGACCCCTCGGACGACGCCTACAACCCGGCGAGGGAGAACCCCGCCGTGGTCCTCAACCAGCTGATCCAAGTCGTTCGCCCGACCGGCGAGCTCGGGATCCCCGGACTCTACGTCCCCTCGGATCCCGGCGCGCCCGACGAGATGGCCGCACAGGGGCGGTTGGGAATCGACTTCGGGAAGTTCTTCGAGAAGGGCCTGAAGTGTGGCACCGGCCAGTGTAACGTCAAGCAGTACAACCGCGCCCTCCGTGACCTGATCATCGAGGGACGGGCGGACCCGAGCTGGATCGTCTCCCATCGTGTGGGTCTCGACGAGGCCCCCGAGATGTACGAGGCCTTCGACAACCGCGAGGAGGGCGTTACGAAGGTCCTGCTTGAACCCTGA
- the yqeC gene encoding selenium cofactor biosynthesis protein YqeC — MKLTEALPTEGLTCVVGAGGKKTTLYALANALERAVVTATVRIPIFDPHVARVVVTDDPVSAIEENDEWPLGVVPEREFEDRYRGYDRTVVEELARETDTPVLVKADGARMREFKAPNGDEPQLPANADAVLPVASVHAVGEPLSDAVVHRPERVGAIAGIEAGEEITPAAVARVLASPEGGLKGVTEGAAAIPILNKVDDSEDETVAREIAHEIHERAAVERVVLARMAEPEIVDVIRGA, encoded by the coding sequence ATGAAGCTCACGGAGGCACTCCCGACCGAGGGGCTGACCTGCGTCGTCGGGGCCGGCGGGAAGAAGACGACGCTGTACGCGCTGGCCAACGCGCTCGAGCGGGCGGTCGTCACCGCCACGGTCCGGATCCCGATCTTCGATCCCCACGTCGCGCGGGTCGTCGTCACCGACGATCCGGTGAGTGCAATCGAGGAAAACGACGAGTGGCCCCTCGGTGTCGTCCCCGAGCGAGAGTTCGAGGACCGCTATCGGGGCTACGATCGGACGGTCGTCGAGGAACTCGCCCGCGAGACCGACACACCCGTCCTCGTCAAGGCCGACGGCGCGCGGATGCGCGAATTCAAGGCCCCCAACGGGGACGAACCGCAGCTCCCGGCAAACGCCGACGCCGTGCTCCCGGTCGCGAGCGTCCACGCGGTCGGTGAACCCCTCTCGGACGCCGTCGTCCACCGGCCCGAACGTGTCGGCGCCATCGCCGGTATCGAGGCCGGCGAGGAGATCACGCCCGCGGCGGTCGCTCGCGTGCTCGCGAGCCCCGAGGGCGGGCTGAAGGGCGTCACCGAGGGAGCCGCGGCGATCCCGATTCTCAACAAGGTCGACGATAGCGAGGACGAGACGGTCGCCCGCGAGATCGCCCACGAGATTCACGAACGCGCGGCGGTCGAGCGCGTGGTGCTCGCGCGGATGGCAGAGCCCGAGATCGTGGACGTCATTCGAGGCGCTTGA
- a CDS encoding molybdenum cofactor guanylyltransferase — protein sequence MPDGVVLAGGRSTRFGETDKATADLGGTPMIRRVGDRLEGATDRLVVNCRADQTAAIKAAFEGYSNPLVVAEDPDPDEGPMAGIRTGLRDTESEYAFVAACDMPFVEPALVAHLFERAHGYDAAVPRVGDGWFQPTHAVYRTESMVEACERALAAGERKVIAPLEYLEYVVIGESEVLEYALLKTFENLNTREEFEEALKRLE from the coding sequence ATGCCAGACGGCGTCGTCCTCGCCGGCGGTCGCTCGACCCGCTTCGGCGAGACGGACAAGGCCACTGCCGACCTCGGAGGCACGCCGATGATCCGTCGGGTCGGCGACCGCCTCGAAGGCGCGACCGACCGGTTGGTCGTGAACTGCCGGGCCGACCAGACGGCGGCCATCAAGGCGGCCTTCGAGGGCTACTCGAACCCGCTCGTCGTCGCAGAGGATCCCGATCCTGACGAAGGGCCGATGGCGGGGATCCGGACGGGACTTCGAGATACCGAAAGCGAGTACGCCTTCGTCGCGGCTTGCGATATGCCCTTCGTCGAGCCCGCGCTCGTCGCACACCTCTTCGAGCGCGCCCACGGGTACGACGCCGCCGTCCCTCGGGTGGGCGACGGCTGGTTTCAACCCACCCACGCCGTCTACCGGACCGAATCGATGGTCGAGGCCTGCGAACGCGCGCTCGCGGCGGGCGAGCGGAAGGTGATCGCACCCCTCGAGTATCTGGAGTACGTCGTGATCGGCGAGTCCGAGGTCCTCGAGTACGCCCTATTGAAGACCTTCGAGAACCTCAACACCCGCGAGGAGTTCGAGGAGGCGCTCAAGCGCCTCGAATGA
- a CDS encoding methytransferase partner Trm112, with translation MKESLMEIVCCPIDKADLELDVEEREGEEILEGSLTCTECGEVYPIEDGIPNLLPPDMREDAAA, from the coding sequence ATGAAGGAGTCGCTGATGGAGATCGTCTGCTGTCCGATCGACAAGGCGGACCTCGAACTCGACGTCGAGGAGCGCGAGGGCGAGGAGATCCTCGAGGGAAGTCTGACCTGCACCGAGTGTGGCGAGGTCTACCCGATCGAGGACGGAATCCCGAACCTCCTGCCCCCGGATATGCGCGAGGACGCAGCCGCGTAG